The genomic segment TCAATCATGTAAATGCGCTGGGCACTCCGCCTGAATAATGACTATTCTAATCGTCTTCCATCGTTGGAATCTCACACACGTCACATTCATCATTATTGCGCTTTGGGGCTGGTCTGTCAGTTGCCGGTACTTCAGTGTCCAATGCCCTGGTACCATAGGCAAGTACAGAAGCGTTGGATAAGGTTCCTGCTATAAGAATTGCATCGAATATCTCATCACGGGGTATGCCCATCCTCTTTGCCACCCTGAGGTGCATGTCCAGGCAATGGGTACAGCGAAGTGCGGCCGAGACACCAATACTGATAAGCTCAATGGTCCGATGGTCAAGCCGCTTGAACTCCCTCATTATGGAATTGTCATATAGCACCTTAGGTATCAGCAGATCAGGTTTATCTTCCATGAACTGAAGTATATAAGGTACCTCGCCGTAAATAGATTCAACTTCTTTCAGTACGGCTTTAGCAGCATCGTCCGGTTCTTTTTTTAATATCTCACCAATATCCTCAAATGCCAGAGTGCTCACCCCTGATATACAATAAAAAGTGCTGTGATGCCAAAAGACATATATTTTTGGATTTTGTTTCGATAGAAGATTTCGATAGAAAATTTCGATAGAAAATTTCGATAAAAACACTCAAAAAAAATACAACCCTAAAGAATCATTCCGACCGATATCATTTCGACAGATATTATACCGGCCGGACAAAGATTTACTCCTTAATCAGTACTGCATTCACCACACCATCCTGACCTGGACGGCTGGTTATCCGGGCATTTCCTATATCGGTCTTGACAATGCCGCCCCTGGATAAGATATTCCTTCTTACGTAGTGCTTGTTGCTTTCATTATCAACTACAGTCTCGATGGACACTTGCCTGGTTGTATTGTTTGACGGATCTGCCACATTTGCCACATTGCACCTAAGCAGGCGAACCTTCCTGTTGCCGCCCAGGGTATCCACATTTTTTCGCCTGGTTTCATCCAGGTGGGGGTCAGCTGCTTCCCGGCCCAATTCAGATTTTCTCTTACCCTTCGAGGCGATGCGCCGTCCACCTGTGAATTTACGTTTCGATCTACCTTGATACTGCATTTAATTGCTCCTTTATGATTAGAATGATAATTTTTATCCTTAAATATCTTTAACAATAATAAACATATCGCACATAATTCACTCTGGTCACCTGGTGAGGTTTTTTCATTGTGCATAGAGTATAACTTTTATCTTACAGGTAAATCCAACCGAGGGGAGGATTTTCTTGTTTCAGGGGTAATATTTATTACATAATAACCAGTTTAGAGTAAGTCCACAATCATCGTGGGCGCGTGGCCAAGCCTGGATATGGCAGCAGCCTCCTAAGCTGAAGATCGAGGGTTCAAATCCCTCTGCGCCCGTTTTTTCTTTATTTACATTTCACTTTCCTGAATTGACCATATATTATATATACCATGAATAATAATGATAAAATGTGGATACTTGCATCACCCCAAGATAGTTATCCAATATACCTACCATATTTCATGTCCTATCTATTAACTATCCCTCAATACAAATTTCCTTGCAGGTATTCATCCCCTCTTTTTTTAGTTGTAGAAAATTAGTTATATAACTAAATGGTCTTTCACTGCAATGCATGAAAGTATTTCTGTTGTATTTGACAGTGCAGGTACATTACTGCACATGTACAGGGTGGCAAAAG from the ANME-2 cluster archaeon genome contains:
- a CDS encoding carboxymuconolactone decarboxylase family protein, with the protein product MAFEDIGEILKKEPDDAAKAVLKEVESIYGEVPYILQFMEDKPDLLIPKVLYDNSIMREFKRLDHRTIELISIGVSAALRCTHCLDMHLRVAKRMGIPRDEIFDAILIAGTLSNASVLAYGTRALDTEVPATDRPAPKRNNDECDVCEIPTMEDD
- a CDS encoding 30S ribosomal protein S8e; translated protein: MQYQGRSKRKFTGGRRIASKGKRKSELGREAADPHLDETRRKNVDTLGGNRKVRLLRCNVANVADPSNNTTRQVSIETVVDNESNKHYVRRNILSRGGIVKTDIGNARITSRPGQDGVVNAVLIKE